A region of Granulibacter bethesdensis DNA encodes the following proteins:
- the fmdA gene encoding formamidase — translation MTDTIIKIDLSQPAISNDMVHNRWHHDIPMVATVKPGDDFIVECYDWTGGFIKNDDSAEDVRDVDLTTVHYLSGPIGVEGAQPGDLLVVDFLDIGAFPHNAWGFNGFFSKKNGGGFLTDHFPLAQKSIWDFHGMFASSRHVPGVNYAGLIHPGLIGCLPSPDLLEKWNAREKALIATNPTRVPPLANPPFEPTAHMGRLKGEARDAAAANGARTVPPREHGGNCDIKDLSRGARVFFPVYVPGAGLSVGDLHFSQGDGEITFCGAIEMPGWIHMRVNLIKDGMAKYGIKNPIFKPSPIKPVYNDYLIFEGISVDEQGEQHYLDVNVAYRQACLNAIEYLKKFGYSGAQGYSILGTAPVQGHISGVVDIPNSCATLWVPTEIFDFDINPGADGPSGGVTPGLVDMPIAQDL, via the coding sequence ATGACTGACACGATCATTAAAATCGACCTGTCACAACCGGCTATCAGCAATGATATGGTGCATAATCGGTGGCATCATGACATTCCAATGGTCGCCACAGTCAAGCCAGGAGATGATTTTATCGTCGAATGCTATGACTGGACGGGTGGATTCATTAAAAACGATGACTCAGCCGAGGATGTCCGGGATGTCGATCTGACAACTGTGCATTATCTCAGTGGCCCGATCGGTGTCGAGGGGGCGCAGCCGGGTGACCTTCTGGTGGTCGATTTTCTGGATATCGGTGCATTCCCGCATAATGCGTGGGGCTTTAACGGGTTTTTCTCCAAAAAAAATGGCGGCGGCTTTCTGACTGATCATTTTCCATTAGCTCAGAAATCAATCTGGGATTTTCATGGTATGTTTGCCTCTTCCCGCCATGTTCCAGGCGTGAATTATGCAGGCCTGATTCATCCTGGTCTGATCGGCTGTCTGCCATCTCCCGATCTGCTGGAAAAATGGAATGCGCGCGAGAAAGCGCTGATCGCGACCAACCCGACCCGTGTGCCACCTCTGGCCAATCCGCCTTTTGAGCCGACAGCCCATATGGGACGCTTAAAAGGTGAGGCGCGCGATGCCGCTGCGGCCAATGGTGCCCGCACTGTTCCTCCGCGTGAACATGGTGGTAATTGCGACATCAAGGATCTGTCCCGAGGAGCTCGGGTTTTCTTCCCGGTCTACGTTCCGGGGGCAGGTTTGTCCGTGGGTGATCTTCACTTCAGCCAGGGCGATGGTGAAATTACCTTCTGCGGCGCTATCGAGATGCCCGGATGGATTCATATGCGTGTGAATCTGATCAAGGACGGGATGGCAAAATACGGAATCAAAAATCCGATCTTCAAACCAAGCCCTATCAAGCCTGTTTACAACGACTATCTGATATTTGAGGGTATTTCGGTCGATGAACAAGGTGAGCAGCATTACCTCGATGTCAATGTTGCTTATCGTCAGGCATGCCTTAATGCCATAGAATATCTGAAGAAATTTGGATATTCCGGTGCACAGGGATATTCAATTCTGGGCACCGCGCCGGTGCAGGGGCATATCAGCGGAGTGGTCGATATTCCCAATTCCTGTGCAACGCTCTGGGTACCCACCGAAATTTTTGATTTTGATATCAATCCGGGTGCTGATGGTCCAAGTGGTGGTGTAACACCTGGTCTGGTGGATATGCCGATTGCGCAGGATCTGTAA